In Spiroplasma floricola 23-6, the DNA window GGTTCTATTGTTGCAAAAGGATAATTTGCAGCTTCAACTTTTGAATTTGTAATTGCATTAAATAAAGTTGATTTTCCAACATTTGGTAAACCCACTATTCCAACTTGTAATCCCATATTAATTTTCACTTTCTATTTTTTTTATACTTTTAATAAGAGAATCTTTTGTAAATTCCAATATTAAATCTTTATTAATATTAGATTGTAATTTATATATACTTCCAACTCTTATAACAATTCAAAAAACTGTTTTACTTGGGTGAGTTTTTTTTAAATAAATTTTATCTCCAATACTAATCTTCATCTGTTAATCCTAATAACTCTAATATTCTATTTAAATCATCATCACTTGAAAATCTAATTGTTAATTTTCCACTATCAATTGTAACTTTTGTTCCAAGTCTTCTCATTATTTTATTTTCAGTGTAAATGACTGCTGGATTTTTAGGAACATTTAATTTTTCAGTTTCATTTGAATTATTATTTTTAATTAATTGTTCAATTGCTCTTGCTGTTAAATCCTGTTCTAAAATTTTTTTAAAAATTGAGTCTAATAGTTGTTCATTATTAATAATTGAAAGTAATGGTTTGGCTTGACCCATAGTAACTTTTCTTTGTAACATCGCATCTTGAACTTTTTGAGGTAAGTTTAAAAGTCTCATAATGTTTGCAACATGTGATCTTGATTTACCAACTCTTATTGCAATTTCTTCTTGTTTCAATTTTAAATTTGTTGATAATTTTTTATAAGCAACTGCTTCTTCTATA includes these proteins:
- a CDS encoding DUF951 family protein, producing MKISIGDKIYLKKTHPSKTVFWIVIRVGSIYKLQSNINKDLILEFTKDSLIKSIKKIESEN
- a CDS encoding ParB/RepB/Spo0J family partition protein; translation: MAKTKGKYNFKGLDDIFGESVSDIIGGIENDKEKVNKSKTMISIDLLKPNPFQPRKTFEEEELNELAESIKIHGIIQPIIINNQNEIVAGERRTRAAKIAGLKEIPAIILELSSDQMEEFAIIENIQRVDLLDIEEAVAYKKLSTNLKLKQEEIAIRVGKSRSHVANIMRLLNLPQKVQDAMLQRKVTMGQAKPLLSIINNEQLLDSIFKKILEQDLTARAIEQLIKNNNSNETEKLNVPKNPAVIYTENKIMRRLGTKVTIDSGKLTIRFSSDDDLNRILELLGLTDED